The sequence below is a genomic window from Candidatus Korarchaeum sp..
CCGATGAATAGGATCCTGAAGGACTCTCAGCATAAAAAATCTAAGGGATCTAGAGTCGAGGACTCTAGGCATCTCGAGAATTCGAGGCTCTGTGAATCGATGCCCTCATCAAGATTATCAAATACATCAGAGCTCCTATCAGTAGAGTCAGTACGCAGAACTCGTGGATTGGGAGGGATGGATCATATAGTGGATTCTCCTCGATCGGGTAGAACGGCCTTATGTCTCCGTAGAGGGGAGAGTCCAGTAGGACATGAGAGAGCGTCCCGATCACTCCAGCTAGCAGGAAGGAGCTCTCACCGACACTATCCTCCAGGAGGAGGCTCCTGTAGAGAGGGCCCAGTGGTCTCTCGAGCAGAGACATAGCGTAGCCTATCAGAACCCCGTATGGGATTGCCGCGAGGAATGTGTGCAGGTACCCGTGTAAGGGGTAATCTAGGCCGAGTAGTATGACCAGAAAAGGCTCAATATCGGGGGCAACGCTGGCCACGAGGAGAGTGGGCATATGCAACCACCTGCGGAGGGGCAGGCCCATCGCGATGGAAGGCCCGAGGTGGAGGGGTGTGAAGGGCATGATAATTCACGTAGGGATTTAAATTTGATCGTTGAGGATTAAGGTGATAGCTGAAGTCTTAGTCACATCGGTCCTGGAGGGGCATTGAGGCAGTCCTCAGATAAGATAGCCCGCGGAAGGGAAGAGATTGACGGATAGCGAGATAACAGTTCTCCTCCTGGATCAGATGAACAAAAGAATGGAGATTATAAATCAATCCATCAATAAGAGGATCGACGATTTGAGGGGCTCATTGAATGGAGGATAGATTATGTTAGAGATTCGCTAGAGTTCGTGGAGCGTAGAGAAATATTGTACTACATAGAAACTGGAATTTGCTTCTGTCGTTCGCTCAGAGGCTGTAATACACTGAAAACATCTGGGAAACTTCGATACATCGTTAGAATATTTTCCCACACATCACCAATACTGAGGCTTCTCACTGTACCTCACTTTATCAGACGGGTCATCTGAGAACCTCCACTTCCCCGATCCAATTGCCAGGAGGACTAAGCAGAGCTCCTCTGCGAGCTTGTCGCTTATCAAGACCTCCTCTTCTATAGGGGATATGACCACATCTGCGAGCTTAGGGCCAAATTCCCTATCGCTCGTCACGACCCAGACATCCATCGCGTCCCTCACTAGGAAGACTCTCGTCGGACCTCCAGCGGTCCCCACTTCAATTATGCTGGATGTCACTGGAGGAGGGTAGAGGGATACCTGCCTAGCTGCGGAAATGGGGATCAGGATCTGGGGGCTTTCAGCTTCAAAACCACTATTGACTAGTGCTGAGGTCTCGATGACTTGTTGCGAGATCCTAGATTTAAGTCTCAGTTTTACTCTCACCACCATGCTCACGCCTCAACGGATATATGTGGCCTATCCTCCCCCTCCTCAACGGGTAGATGTGGCCTATCCTAGGCCTCATCCTCCTATCACCAGCGGGACTCTATTTAAACTTTCATTGGGAGGCTGGGATCTAAAGTCAGTAGGGCCGTGCATAGTTCCGAGAGTTGGGTTCATGGAAGTACGACGTTAAGGGAGCTAAACTTCAGATAGGACGCTTCCTCGGGAAGCTCCTCTCTATAATTACCTTCCCGGAGAGGTCCGAGATACTCACTCTCAGCTCATCCCCTACCTCTATCAAGGAGAAAGTAGTAGGGTAGCCTTTCTTATCGTGACTCTTCATGTGACCGGGGTTTATGTAGATTATCCCGCCCTCCTTCTCAGCCCTGGGGATGTGAGTGTGCCCATGGAGTATTACATCGATAGCTCCCCTCTCAGCGAGCTCCTTGGGATCCGGATCCCAGGGCAGGTCGTTCTCATGCCTCAAGTGAGAGTGAGTAACCAGCGCAAGCCAACCGTTTAAGTTGAGGAGGATCCTGTTGGGGATATCTGGCCTCGAGTAATACGATTCATAGACTCCAGGCACCCTGACGAGGGGGAACTCGCTCAGGAAGGAGGCATCATCGTAATCATCCCCCAGATGCACCACTAGATCCGGGTTCAATTCTCTGAGCTTATTCAAGATCGATCTCATGTTCTCCACCTCACCGTGAGTATCGCTGATGACCACGATCATACGGACCCTCGGATTGGGGAAGCGGTGAGATAAATCTATCCCAGGGGGTCCCTCTATCTGCATGATGTTATCGATCAAACTCCGAACACTATCCTATCCTCCTTGTAGGCCTCTATTAGCTCCTCTATCCCTCTCCTCAACTCCACTTCAGCCCTGAATCCCAGTTCCTCCTCAGCTAATGATGTATCGGCGCGAGTCCTGTAAACGTAGTTCTTTATCGGGTTGGGCCTGAACTCCAGCCTGAGGGGCAGCTTCTCAGCTATTATCGAAGCTAGTTCCCTGAAGCTGGTCTCGACTCCAGTACCGACATTGAATATACCGCTTACTCCAGCTTCCATAGCTATTATGAAAGCCCTAGCAACATCCCTGACGTGTATGAAATCCCTTGTCTGATTCCCATCCCCGAAGATTATGAATGGCTTGCCTCCCATGGCCGCCCATATCATCTGAGATGCTACATTAGCGTACTTCCCCTTCTGCCTCTCATTGGGCCCATAGACGCTGAATAGTCTCAGACCAACAGATCTAACCCCATATAAGCTTTGGTAGACGCTCGAGATCCTCTCCATGAAGTACCTGGCTTCGGTGTAGAGGTCCATGGGCTTTATGGGAGCGTCCTCCCTGTGAGGAGGATCTATCCCATTGTAGAGGGAGGAAGTGGATGCGTAAATTAACTTCAGATCCCTCTTCCTAGCGTACTCTATTATCTCCATGAACTCCCCGAGGGAGCTGGAAACTAAGCTAGGGTCCTCCCTGTACATGGGGCTGGATGATGGGATCCCCAAGTGCAATATAGCTTCCACATCATCCAGCTCGACTAACTTAGATGCGTTGCCCTCTATTACTTTAGCTCCCCTCTCCCTCAGTACCTCGGCTGCCTCCCTCGATCCAGTCATGAAGTTATCTACTATGGCTACTTCCCTCCCCATCTTAAGCAGCATGAGGGCTACGTTGCTCCCTATGAAGCCGGCGCCACCAGTGACCACTATCATATTTACCCGGGATGCGGGCCGGGGGAATTGATAAAACTTCCGACAATTTTATATCCCGGGGGGTGCTCTAGGCCCTATGGAGTATGAGATAAGGTACAGGCCATCTTACAGTATGTTGGTAGTTAAACTGAACCAGGGGGAGACTATAACGGCTGAAGCTGGAGCCATGACTTATATGACGCCGAATATAAAGATTAAGACGAGGGCCAGGGCTGGGGTGCTCGATACAATCAAGCTAGGGATCCTCGGGGGCCAGTCCTTCTTCGTCAACGATTACACCGCTGTAGGAGGGCC
It includes:
- a CDS encoding metal-dependent hydrolase gives rise to the protein MPTLLVASVAPDIEPFLVILLGLDYPLHGYLHTFLAAIPYGVLIGYAMSLLERPLGPLYRSLLLEDSVGESSFLLAGVIGTLSHVLLDSPLYGDIRPFYPIEENPLYDPSLPIHEFCVLTLLIGALMYLIILMRASIHRASNSRDA
- a CDS encoding YfcE family phosphodiesterase, whose amino-acid sequence is MIVVISDTHGEVENMRSILNKLRELNPDLVVHLGDDYDDASFLSEFPLVRVPGVYESYYSRPDIPNRILLNLNGWLALVTHSHLRHENDLPWDPDPKELAERGAIDVILHGHTHIPRAEKEGGIIYINPGHMKSHDKKGYPTTFSLIEVGDELRVSISDLSGKVIIERSFPRKRPI
- a CDS encoding NAD-dependent epimerase/dehydratase family protein: MIVVTGGAGFIGSNVALMLLKMGREVAIVDNFMTGSREAAEVLRERGAKVIEGNASKLVELDDVEAILHLGIPSSSPMYREDPSLVSSSLGEFMEIIEYARKRDLKLIYASTSSLYNGIDPPHREDAPIKPMDLYTEARYFMERISSVYQSLYGVRSVGLRLFSVYGPNERQKGKYANVASQMIWAAMGGKPFIIFGDGNQTRDFIHVRDVARAFIIAMEAGVSGIFNVGTGVETSFRELASIIAEKLPLRLEFRPNPIKNYVYRTRADTSLAEEELGFRAEVELRRGIEELIEAYKEDRIVFGV